Within Bacteroidota bacterium, the genomic segment ATAAATGCAAACAATATATCTTTTACAACTGATTCATTTGTTGTTGATCCACTTTTTTTTAATGGTGGAGATATTGGTAAATTGGCTGTAGCAGGAACTGTTAATGACTTGGCAGTTTCAGGAGCAGAACCATTATTCCTGAGTGCTTCATTTATTATTGAAGAGGGATTTTCTTTTTCCGAACTTGAAAAAATTGTTAAATCAATGGCTGAGGAAGCCAAGAAAGCAAATATAAAAATTGTAACGGGAGATACTAAAGTAGTTGACAGGGGTAAATGTGATAAAGTTTTTATAAATACTTCAGGAATTGGAATCCTTAGCGAAAAAAACAAAGAAATAAGTTCGGGAGAAAAAATTGAAATTGGCGATAAAATAATTATCAACGGAACGATTGGCGATCATGGAATGGCTATAATGGCTACAAGGAATGATATGAATTTTTCATCTAACATAAAATCTGATTGTGCTTCTTTGAATCAACTTATCAAAAAAGTAATTGATAGTGGGGCTGATATTAAATTTATGCGTGATGCAACAAGAGGTGGATTATCAACAGTCCTCTGCGAAATTGTAGAAAATAAAAGTTATGGTATTGAAATAAATGAAGATGATTTAGCGGTAAATGAAAACGTAAGAGGAATTTGTGAACTACTTGGCTTTGACCCTGTTTATGTGGC encodes:
- the hypE gene encoding hydrogenase expression/formation protein HypE yields the protein MNENILLGHGSGGKLTHNLISNLFVKHFSNPILEKQTDSAILEINANNISFTTDSFVVDPLFFNGGDIGKLAVAGTVNDLAVSGAEPLFLSASFIIEEGFSFSELEKIVKSMAEEAKKANIKIVTGDTKVVDRGKCDKVFINTSGIGILSEKNKEISSGEKIEIGDKIIINGTIGDHGMAIMATRNDMNFSSNIKSDCASLNQLIKKVIDSGADIKFMRDATRGGLSTVLCEIVENKSYGIEINEDDLAVNENVRGICELLGFDPVYVANEGKVVMVVSNKDSEKVLAILKKDELGKASSIIGEVVDEHHGKGWINTEIGGKRIIDMLAGEQLPRIC